The proteins below are encoded in one region of Micromonospora yangpuensis:
- a CDS encoding HAD-IIA family hydrolase, whose translation MNERKPVQSWLTDMDGVLVHEGQPVPGAPEFVNRLRASGKPFLVLTNNSIYTPRDLRARLTRMGFEVPEQAIWSSALATAQFLGDQRPGGTAYVIGEAGLTTALHAVGYVLTDFAPDYVVLGETRTYSFEAITKAIRLINDGARFICTNPDVTGPSVEGALPAAGSVAAMISKATGVEPYFVGKPNPMMMRSALNTIDAHSETTAMIGDRMDTDVLCGLEAGLETILVLTGISTRAEAERYPYRPSRIVNSVADLIDEI comes from the coding sequence ATGAACGAGCGCAAGCCGGTGCAGAGCTGGCTGACCGACATGGACGGGGTGCTGGTGCACGAGGGGCAGCCGGTGCCCGGTGCCCCGGAGTTCGTCAACCGGCTACGCGCGTCGGGCAAGCCGTTCCTGGTGCTTACCAACAACTCCATCTACACCCCGCGGGACCTGCGGGCCCGGTTGACCCGGATGGGGTTCGAGGTGCCGGAGCAGGCGATCTGGTCCTCGGCGTTGGCCACCGCCCAGTTCCTCGGTGACCAGCGGCCCGGCGGCACCGCGTACGTGATCGGGGAGGCCGGGCTGACCACGGCCCTGCACGCGGTCGGCTACGTGTTGACCGACTTCGCTCCCGACTACGTGGTGCTGGGGGAGACCCGCACCTACAGCTTCGAGGCGATCACCAAGGCGATCCGTCTGATTAACGACGGGGCCCGGTTCATCTGCACCAACCCGGACGTGACCGGTCCGTCGGTGGAGGGGGCGTTGCCGGCCGCCGGCTCGGTGGCCGCGATGATCTCCAAGGCGACCGGGGTGGAGCCGTACTTCGTGGGCAAGCCCAACCCGATGATGATGCGTTCGGCGTTGAACACCATCGACGCGCACTCGGAGACGACGGCGATGATCGGCGACCGGATGGACACCGACGTCCTCTGTGGTCTGGAGGCCGGGTTGGAGACGATCCTGGTGCTGACCGGGATCAGCACCCGGGCGGAGGCGGAGCGCTACCCGTACCGGCCGTCGCGGATCGTCAACTCGGTGGCCGACCTGATCGACGAGATCTGA
- a CDS encoding ferrochelatase: MGYDAVVLLSFGGPERPEDVLPFLQNVTRGRGVPPERLAEVAEHYQHFGGVSPINQQCRDLLAAVRADFAAHGVDLPVYWGNRNWHPMLADTVAQMRDDGVRQALAFVTSAYGGYSSCRQYQEDIVAARSAVGPDAPVISKLRQFWDHPGFVEPHADAVRSALAQLDPARRDTTRLVFTAHSIPSSMAANAGPHGGRYEAQLAETARLVAATAAPDLPYDLVWQSRSGPPHVPWLEPDVNDHLGTLAEAGTTSVVVSPIGFVSDHLEVVWDLDTEARETAKQLGLDLVRAGTPGVDPRFVTMVRELVAERTDPDGVGLRRRLGELPMWDTCPTVCCVSAGRP; encoded by the coding sequence ATGGGATACGACGCGGTGGTGCTGCTGTCCTTCGGTGGTCCGGAGCGGCCCGAGGACGTGCTGCCGTTCCTGCAGAACGTCACCCGGGGGCGCGGGGTCCCCCCGGAGCGGCTCGCCGAGGTGGCCGAGCACTACCAGCACTTCGGTGGGGTGTCCCCGATCAACCAGCAGTGCCGGGACCTGCTCGCCGCGGTCCGGGCCGATTTCGCCGCGCACGGCGTCGACCTGCCGGTCTACTGGGGCAACCGGAACTGGCACCCGATGCTGGCCGACACGGTGGCGCAGATGCGTGACGACGGGGTGCGCCAGGCGCTCGCCTTCGTCACCAGCGCCTACGGTGGGTACTCCTCCTGCCGGCAGTACCAGGAGGACATCGTGGCGGCCCGCTCGGCGGTCGGCCCGGACGCCCCGGTGATCTCCAAGTTGCGCCAGTTCTGGGACCATCCCGGGTTCGTCGAGCCGCACGCCGACGCGGTCCGGTCGGCGTTGGCCCAGCTCGACCCGGCCCGCCGGGACACCACCCGGCTGGTCTTCACCGCCCACTCGATCCCCAGCTCGATGGCGGCCAACGCCGGCCCGCACGGCGGCCGGTACGAGGCACAGTTGGCCGAGACCGCCCGGCTGGTGGCCGCCACTGCCGCCCCGGACCTGCCGTACGACCTGGTGTGGCAGAGCCGCTCCGGCCCGCCGCACGTACCGTGGCTGGAGCCGGACGTCAACGACCACCTCGGTACGCTGGCCGAGGCGGGCACCACCTCGGTGGTGGTCAGCCCGATCGGCTTCGTCTCCGACCACCTGGAGGTGGTGTGGGACCTGGACACCGAGGCGCGGGAGACGGCCAAGCAGCTCGGGCTGGACCTGGTCCGGGCGGGCACCCCGGGGGTCGACCCCCGCTTCGTGACCATGGTGCGTGAGCTGGTCGCCGAGCGGACCGACCCGGACGGCGTGGGGCTGCGCCGCCGCCTCGGTGAGCTGCCGATGTGGGACACCTGCCCGACAGTGTGTTGCGTGTCGGCCGGCCGCCCGTGA
- a CDS encoding VWA domain-containing protein — protein sequence MIRFLQPWWLLAVLPVFALAGAYLWRQLHRRAYAVRFSNVDLLRTLAPKGLGWRRHVPATAFLLCLLVLATALARPALDTREPLERATIMLAIDVSLSMQADDVAPNRLEAAQEAAKQFVGELPPSYNLGLVSFAKAANVLVPPGKDRAAVTGAIDGLVLAEATATGEAVFTCLEAIRSVPADGAAGIPPARIVLLSDGFRTSGRSVEEAAAAAQAANVPVSTIAFGTDTGRVDIGGQSQRVPVDRMALADLAESTEGYFYEAASVSELKQVYQDMGSSIGFRTEAREITQWYAGIALLLALCAGATSLLWTSRIV from the coding sequence ATGATCCGTTTTCTGCAACCGTGGTGGCTGCTGGCCGTGCTGCCGGTGTTCGCCCTCGCCGGGGCGTACCTCTGGCGGCAACTGCACCGCCGGGCGTACGCGGTGCGGTTCAGCAACGTCGACCTGCTGCGTACCCTCGCCCCGAAGGGGTTGGGGTGGCGCCGGCACGTGCCGGCCACCGCGTTCCTGCTCTGCCTGCTGGTGCTCGCCACCGCGCTGGCCCGGCCGGCGCTGGACACCCGCGAGCCGCTGGAGCGGGCCACCATCATGCTGGCCATCGACGTCTCGCTCTCCATGCAGGCCGACGACGTCGCGCCGAACCGGTTGGAGGCCGCCCAGGAGGCGGCCAAGCAGTTCGTCGGCGAGCTGCCCCCGAGCTACAACCTGGGGTTGGTCTCGTTCGCCAAGGCGGCGAACGTGCTGGTGCCGCCGGGCAAGGACCGGGCGGCGGTGACCGGCGCGATCGACGGGCTGGTGCTGGCCGAGGCGACCGCGACCGGTGAGGCGGTCTTCACCTGCCTGGAGGCGATCCGGTCGGTGCCCGCCGACGGCGCGGCCGGTATCCCGCCGGCCCGGATCGTGCTGCTCTCCGACGGTTTCCGCACCTCCGGCCGGTCGGTCGAGGAGGCCGCCGCCGCGGCGCAGGCGGCCAACGTGCCGGTCTCCACCATCGCCTTCGGCACCGACACCGGCCGGGTGGACATCGGCGGCCAGTCGCAGCGGGTGCCGGTGGACCGGATGGCCCTGGCCGACCTGGCCGAGTCCACCGAGGGCTACTTCTACGAGGCGGCCTCGGTCAGCGAGCTGAAGCAGGTGTACCAGGACATGGGTAGCTCCATCGGGTTCCGTACCGAGGCCCGGGAGATCACCCAGTGGTACGCCGGGATCGCACTGCTGCTGGCGCTCTGCGCCGGGGCGACCAGTCTGCTCTGGACCTCCCGGATCGTCTGA
- a CDS encoding DUF58 domain-containing protein: MARAAAVTGPTRPVAAEPRTEAVLARLQLMVSRKLDGLLQGDYAGLLPGPGSEAGESREYRPGDDVRRMDWPVTARTTTPHVRRTVADRELETWLAVDLSASLDFGTGRWLKRDLAVAAVAAMSHLTVRGGNRIGAVIGSGGQPAAPARRWWRRPASADSTPAGTTPAGAMPAGAMPAGRTSTGPGTIQRLPARSGRKEAQGLLRAVAATPVRPGRSDLGVLVDMLNRPPRRRGVAVVISDFLAPPQQWGRPVRKLRVRHDVLAIEVVDPRELELPDVGVLPVVDPETGELHEVQTADPRLRQRYAEAAAAQRSAIARELRTAGAAHLRLRTDTDWLLDMVRFVAAQRHARTRGTTR; encoded by the coding sequence GCGTACCGAGGCGGTGTTGGCCCGTCTGCAGTTGATGGTCTCCCGCAAGCTCGACGGCCTGCTCCAGGGTGACTACGCGGGCCTGCTGCCCGGTCCGGGCAGCGAGGCGGGGGAGTCCCGCGAGTACCGGCCCGGTGACGACGTACGCCGGATGGACTGGCCGGTGACCGCGCGCACGACGACCCCGCACGTCCGGCGGACCGTGGCCGACCGGGAGCTGGAGACCTGGCTCGCGGTGGACCTGTCGGCGAGTCTGGACTTCGGCACCGGCCGGTGGCTCAAGCGTGACCTGGCGGTGGCCGCCGTGGCGGCGATGTCACACCTGACGGTGCGGGGCGGAAACCGGATCGGCGCGGTGATCGGCAGCGGCGGCCAGCCTGCCGCGCCGGCCCGCCGGTGGTGGCGCCGCCCCGCCTCGGCAGACTCCACGCCAGCCGGCACCACGCCAGCCGGTGCCATGCCAGCCGGTGCCATGCCAGCCGGCCGCACGTCGACCGGGCCGGGGACGATCCAGCGACTACCGGCCCGCTCCGGACGCAAGGAGGCGCAGGGGCTGCTGCGGGCCGTGGCCGCCACCCCGGTCCGGCCCGGCCGCAGTGACCTGGGTGTGCTGGTGGACATGTTGAACCGGCCGCCGCGTCGGCGGGGGGTGGCCGTGGTCATCTCCGACTTCCTCGCCCCGCCGCAGCAGTGGGGGCGGCCGGTCCGGAAGCTGCGGGTCCGGCACGACGTCCTGGCCATCGAGGTGGTCGATCCGCGGGAGCTGGAGCTGCCCGACGTCGGGGTGCTCCCGGTCGTCGACCCGGAGACCGGTGAGCTGCACGAGGTGCAGACCGCGGACCCACGACTGCGCCAGCGGTATGCCGAGGCGGCCGCCGCCCAACGGTCGGCGATCGCCCGCGAGCTGCGTACCGCCGGAGCCGCCCACCTGCGGCTGCGTACCGACACCGACTGGCTGCTCGACATGGTGCGTTTCGTGGCCGCGCAGCGGCACGCCCGCACCAGGGGGACGACACGATGA
- the fabI gene encoding enoyl-ACP reductase FabI, with product MSGLLAGKRLLVTGVITDASIAFSVAKLAQENGAQVVLTGFGRLSLVERIAKRLPEPAPVIELDVTNTEHLAGLADSVRQHVDGLDGVVHSIGFAPQSCLGGGFLDAGWDDVATALHVSTYSYKSLAMAALPLMQPGGAVVGLTFDATKAWPVYDWMGVAKAGLESASRYLAMHLGPKGIRSNLVAAGPLRTMAAKSIPGFEKFEQTWAERAPLPWDLTDQEPAARACLALLSDWFPATTGEIVHVDGGYHALGAA from the coding sequence ATGTCCGGACTGCTCGCCGGTAAGCGACTGCTGGTCACCGGCGTCATCACCGACGCCTCGATCGCCTTCTCGGTGGCGAAACTCGCCCAGGAGAACGGTGCGCAGGTCGTACTCACCGGTTTCGGCCGGCTCTCCCTGGTCGAGCGGATCGCCAAGCGGCTGCCCGAGCCGGCCCCGGTGATCGAACTCGACGTCACCAACACCGAGCACCTGGCCGGTCTCGCCGACTCCGTCCGCCAGCACGTGGACGGCCTCGACGGGGTGGTGCACTCGATCGGCTTCGCCCCGCAGAGCTGCCTCGGTGGCGGCTTCCTCGACGCCGGCTGGGACGACGTGGCGACCGCGCTGCACGTCTCGACGTACTCGTACAAGTCGCTGGCCATGGCGGCGCTCCCGCTGATGCAGCCGGGCGGCGCCGTGGTCGGGCTGACCTTCGACGCCACCAAGGCCTGGCCGGTCTACGACTGGATGGGCGTGGCCAAGGCCGGGCTGGAGTCCGCCTCCCGCTACCTGGCGATGCACCTGGGCCCGAAGGGCATCCGCAGCAACCTGGTCGCCGCCGGCCCGCTGCGCACCATGGCGGCGAAGTCGATCCCCGGGTTCGAGAAGTTCGAGCAGACCTGGGCCGAGCGGGCGCCGTTGCCCTGGGACCTCACCGACCAGGAGCCGGCCGCCCGCGCCTGCCTGGCCCTGCTCTCCGACTGGTTCCCGGCCACCACCGGCGAGATCGTCCACGTCGACGGCGGCTACCACGCCCTAGGCGCCGCCTGA
- the fabG gene encoding beta-ketoacyl-ACP reductase encodes MARTVLVTGGNRGIGLAIAQAFAKQGDRVAVTHRSGDAPEGLFGVRCDVTDAASVDAAFTAVEAELGPVEVLVANAGITADTLLLRMTEEQFTSVLDTNLTGSFRCAKRASAKMLRAKWGRMIFISSVIGLYGGPGQVNYAASKAGLVGVARSITRELGSRNITANVVAPGFIDTDMTAALPEERRAEYVKAIPAGRLASAEEVAGVVTWLAGDASSYISGAVIPVDGGLGMGH; translated from the coding sequence GTGGCCCGTACCGTGCTGGTGACCGGCGGCAACCGGGGGATCGGCCTGGCCATCGCGCAGGCCTTCGCCAAGCAGGGCGACCGGGTTGCGGTCACCCACCGCTCCGGGGACGCGCCGGAGGGGCTGTTCGGGGTGCGGTGCGACGTCACCGACGCGGCCTCGGTCGACGCGGCGTTCACCGCCGTCGAGGCGGAGCTGGGGCCGGTCGAGGTGCTCGTCGCCAACGCCGGGATCACCGCCGACACGCTGCTGCTGCGGATGACCGAGGAACAGTTCACCTCGGTCCTGGACACCAACCTGACCGGCTCGTTCCGGTGCGCCAAGCGGGCCTCGGCGAAGATGCTCCGGGCGAAGTGGGGCCGGATGATCTTCATCTCCTCGGTGATCGGCCTGTACGGCGGCCCCGGCCAGGTCAACTACGCGGCGAGCAAGGCCGGCCTGGTCGGCGTGGCCCGCTCGATCACCCGGGAGCTGGGCAGCCGCAACATCACCGCGAACGTCGTCGCGCCCGGTTTCATCGACACCGACATGACCGCCGCGCTGCCCGAGGAGCGTCGCGCCGAGTACGTCAAGGCCATCCCGGCGGGCCGGCTGGCCAGCGCGGAGGAGGTCGCCGGCGTGGTCACCTGGCTGGCCGGCGACGCGTCGAGCTACATCAGCGGCGCCGTCATCCCGGTCGACGGCGGCCTGGGTATGGGTCACTGA